The proteins below are encoded in one region of Winogradskyella helgolandensis:
- a CDS encoding tryptophan 2,3-dioxygenase family protein: protein MSDQPNYDEIVKSLQEKYEKIDQDTDDHLYGLLYSKPITYWDYIHTDALLNLQIQRTTLPDEMVFIAYHQINELIFKMILWEISQVAEKEDLDVTFFESKLMRISRYFDMLSTSFNIMREGMDVEQYMKFRYTLTPASGFQSAQYRLIEFSSTELINLIDYRFRKDIDRDTPFTHAFEHLYWQAAGKDHKTGKKSTLLVNFEKRYKDEFLRFMETYNTTNLWTRFKELPEKDQKDEELVKAMRHYDYTVNVSWVMAHYNAAKHYIDSGIGDGEATGGSDWKKYMHPKYQRRIFFPELWSAEELENWGNNL from the coding sequence ATGTCAGACCAACCTAATTACGACGAAATTGTAAAATCACTTCAAGAGAAGTACGAAAAAATAGACCAAGATACAGACGACCATTTATACGGCTTACTTTATAGTAAACCCATTACGTATTGGGATTACATTCATACAGATGCCTTGTTGAATTTACAAATTCAACGTACCACGCTTCCAGATGAAATGGTGTTTATTGCCTATCATCAAATAAATGAGTTGATTTTTAAAATGATTCTTTGGGAGATTTCTCAAGTGGCTGAAAAAGAAGATTTAGACGTTACGTTTTTTGAAAGTAAACTGATGCGTATTAGTCGTTATTTCGACATGTTGTCCACCTCTTTCAACATTATGAGAGAAGGTATGGATGTTGAGCAGTATATGAAATTTAGATATACCTTAACTCCAGCAAGTGGATTTCAAAGTGCGCAATACAGACTTATTGAGTTTTCATCAACAGAATTGATTAATCTAATAGACTATAGATTCAGAAAAGATATTGATAGAGATACACCGTTTACACATGCTTTTGAGCATTTATATTGGCAAGCCGCAGGAAAAGACCATAAAACAGGAAAAAAATCGACACTTTTAGTTAATTTTGAAAAACGTTACAAAGACGAGTTTTTAAGATTTATGGAAACTTATAATACCACAAATCTTTGGACACGTTTTAAAGAACTTCCAGAAAAAGATCAGAAAGACGAAGAACTAGTTAAAGCCATGCGTCATTATGATTATACGGTTAATGTGAGTTGGGTAATGGCACATTACAACGCTGCCAAACATTATATTGATAGTGGAATCGGAGATGGTGAAGCTACAGGAGGAAGTGACTGGAAAAAATATATGCATCCAAAATATCAAAGACGGATTTTCTTTCCGGAATTATGGAGTGCAGAGGAATTAGAGAATTGGGGAAATAATTTATAA
- a CDS encoding DUF3108 domain-containing protein has product MKHLFAIILFFVGFQASNVKKESAFQEGEWFKFEMSYSGFIKAGNATLSVNEKKLDGKPVYHVVGKGWTTGAIKWFFKVKDRYESYFDKETGAPYKFIRKIDEGGHTKDVEINFDHEKKIAEVNNKKDKETKNITTEQDVQDMVSMYYYLRNNIDVKSLKVGDEIKTNMFFDEENYGFKLKYLGVETIEVDVNGSDVKVKTIKFRPYVMAGRVFKEEESLTLWVSADKNKIPLKIKADLAVGSLRADLVEFKGLKHSFKIVF; this is encoded by the coding sequence ATGAAACATTTATTTGCAATTATATTATTCTTTGTAGGATTTCAAGCCTCTAACGTAAAGAAGGAATCAGCCTTCCAGGAAGGAGAATGGTTTAAATTTGAGATGAGTTATAGCGGCTTCATTAAAGCAGGAAATGCAACCCTTTCCGTCAACGAAAAGAAACTAGACGGAAAGCCCGTATATCATGTGGTTGGAAAAGGTTGGACAACAGGAGCTATTAAGTGGTTTTTTAAAGTTAAAGACCGTTATGAAAGCTATTTTGATAAAGAAACAGGTGCTCCTTATAAATTTATTAGAAAAATTGATGAAGGTGGTCATACAAAGGATGTAGAAATTAACTTTGACCATGAAAAGAAGATTGCTGAGGTCAATAATAAAAAAGATAAAGAAACTAAAAACATAACCACAGAGCAAGATGTTCAGGATATGGTATCAATGTATTATTATTTAAGAAATAACATTGATGTAAAATCGTTAAAAGTTGGTGATGAAATAAAAACCAACATGTTTTTTGATGAAGAAAACTATGGTTTTAAGCTTAAGTATTTAGGAGTAGAGACAATAGAAGTGGATGTTAATGGTTCAGATGTAAAAGTGAAAACCATTAAATTCAGACCCTATGTTATGGCTGGTCGTGTCTTTAAAGAAGAAGAAAGTTTAACACTTTGGGTGAGTGCCGATAAAAATAAAATTCCTTTAAAAATTAAAGCAGATTTAGCTGTAGGCTCTCTTCGTGCAGACCTTGTTGAGTTTAAAGGTTTAAAACACTCTTTTAAAATAGTATTCTAA
- the hppD gene encoding 4-hydroxyphenylpyruvate dioxygenase, which translates to MAKEVENVNYGLEKIFEGAQDFLPLLGTDYVEFYVGNAKQAAHFYKTAFGFQSYAYKGLETGSKDSVSYVLKQDKIRLVLTTPLSSKSEINKHIVKHGDGVKVVALWVEDARKSYEETTKRGAKSYMEPTVEKDEFGEVVRAGIYTYGETVHMFVERKNYSGTFMPGFVEWKSDYNPEPAGLKYIDHMVGNVGWGQMNTWVKWYEDVMGFVNFLSFDDKQIHTEYSALMSKVMSNGNGRIKFPINEPAEAAKRSQIEEYLDFYEGSGVQHIAVATDDIITTVSQLKSRGVEFLSTPPEEYYRAVPGRLEEHSHALREDIETLKGLGIMIDADEEGYLLQIFTKPVEDRPTLFFEIIQRMGARGFGAGNFKALFESIEREQEKRGTL; encoded by the coding sequence ATGGCAAAAGAAGTAGAAAATGTAAACTACGGTTTAGAAAAAATATTTGAAGGAGCGCAAGATTTTTTGCCGCTTTTAGGTACAGATTATGTTGAATTTTATGTGGGTAACGCCAAACAAGCCGCACATTTTTATAAAACGGCTTTCGGATTTCAATCATATGCGTATAAAGGTTTAGAAACGGGTTCAAAAGATTCTGTAAGTTATGTGCTGAAACAAGATAAAATACGTTTAGTGCTTACCACTCCTTTAAGCAGTAAATCTGAAATCAATAAACACATTGTAAAGCATGGAGATGGCGTAAAAGTCGTGGCATTATGGGTAGAAGATGCGCGTAAATCTTATGAAGAGACAACCAAGCGAGGTGCGAAATCCTATATGGAACCAACCGTTGAAAAAGATGAATTTGGAGAAGTGGTAAGAGCCGGAATTTATACCTATGGTGAAACTGTACACATGTTTGTGGAGCGTAAAAACTACTCAGGAACCTTTATGCCAGGTTTTGTAGAATGGAAAAGTGATTACAATCCAGAACCGGCAGGATTAAAATATATAGACCACATGGTTGGTAATGTAGGTTGGGGACAAATGAATACATGGGTAAAATGGTACGAAGACGTGATGGGCTTTGTTAACTTTTTATCTTTTGATGATAAGCAAATCCATACCGAATATTCAGCTTTAATGAGTAAGGTAATGAGTAATGGAAATGGACGAATCAAATTTCCAATTAACGAACCTGCTGAAGCCGCTAAAAGATCCCAAATTGAAGAATATTTAGATTTTTACGAAGGTTCTGGTGTGCAGCATATTGCTGTGGCAACCGATGATATTATTACAACAGTTTCACAATTAAAATCTAGAGGAGTTGAATTTTTATCGACGCCACCAGAAGAATATTACAGAGCAGTGCCGGGAAGATTAGAAGAACATAGTCACGCGCTTAGAGAAGATATTGAAACCCTAAAAGGTTTAGGTATTATGATAGATGCCGATGAAGAAGGCTATTTGCTTCAAATTTTTACTAAGCCAGTAGAAGATAGACCAACTTTGTTTTTTGAAATTATTCAACGTATGGGAGCTCGTGGATTTGGAGCAGGGAATTTTAAGGCGTTGTTTGAGTCTATTGAACGCGAACAGGAGAAGCGCGGGACACTTTGA
- a CDS encoding CCC motif membrane protein, protein MNQNKLPADPLSLILGILALVIGIAGCCCYGITAIVPLAMAIIGLVSANKSLREFGENPEAFNPQSRSNVNTAKIINIIAIVLNGLVFLVAIGVLAIYGTLFSSAILEGLENGNFEDDDYYYESEYETTIEPESSETWEDDTYIIEEEVDSINLDSIQ, encoded by the coding sequence ATGAATCAGAATAAATTACCCGCAGATCCACTATCACTTATTTTAGGAATATTAGCCTTAGTTATTGGTATCGCTGGCTGTTGTTGTTATGGTATTACTGCTATTGTTCCATTAGCTATGGCTATTATTGGATTGGTGTCTGCAAATAAAAGTTTACGTGAGTTTGGTGAGAATCCGGAGGCTTTTAATCCACAATCAAGAAGTAACGTAAATACGGCTAAGATTATAAATATTATAGCTATTGTTCTTAATGGTCTTGTGTTCTTAGTGGCAATCGGAGTATTAGCTATTTATGGCACATTATTTTCTTCTGCTATTTTAGAGGGTTTAGAAAATGGAAATTTTGAAGATGATGACTATTATTACGAATCGGAATATGAAACGACCATAGAGCCAGAAAGTTCTGAGACTTGGGAAGATGATACCTATATTATCGAAGAAGAAGTTGATTCTATAAATTTAGATTCAATACAATAG